From the Pirellulales bacterium genome, the window TAGCGCGGCCAACTTTCGTTCTGCACGGCCGGAACCGGCGCGGCGGCGAGCGGTTGAAAGCACCAATGCTTTGCACGCTCCTCGTAGTTGAATGGCGCCGGGCCGGTCGCATTAACGGATTGGGGCCTGTCTTTGGCCGGCCAGGGAGCGCCACGTTTCACCCAGTCGACCAGTACCGCAATTTCGTTCTCGGCCAGTCGTCCTTTAGGGGGCATCTGGTACGTTTCGCCGTAACGAATCGCATCCACCAGCAGGCCTTCGTCCGGATTGCCGGGGACAACAGCGGGACCGGTGTCGCCGCCGCGCAACGCCGCGGCACGAGAATCGAGCTGCAGATTCCCCTTGGCTTTAGCGCCGGTGTGACATTCGTAACAACGGGCGACCAACAGGGGGCGTACCTGCTTTTCGAAGAATTCCAAATCCGCAGCCGTGGCCACGGATTCCGCAGTAGGCGATTCCGCAACCGCAGGTCGCGTATCGAATTCGCAAAACTGGATTAGCGCACTCCCCACCAACAGTCCGCGCATGACGCTCAGGAGTCGATTCGCCTGACTCAAGAGATCAAATCCTGTTAGCGGTTGTTCGAGGTGGGAATGCGACGGCAGGTTTCGAGCAAGCGGCGAGTGCCACCACGCGCCGCTCGTTTAGTGGCCGCCATGTAAGTGGCCTAGGGCAAGAACGCCCCGATCCGCCTGACGGCTACCAATTCGACTATATCGCCGCGGTGGCTCAGCGTAAAGAAAATGCCCAGCCTATCGGGGGTTGCGGCTTGCTTGACCGGCGCATCGCGCGGGCTAGGATGGGTCCCGATGGTGCCCGTTCGCCGTGCGACCGCCTGACGTTTCTTGCAAGGAGCCGACCATGCATCGTTTGCCTCAAAGTTTGATTGTTTCGCTGGCTGTGTTGCTTGCCGGCATCGCAACGGCCGCCGAACCGCTTGCCGTGCAGACGATCGAGCACGAGGCTCCGTCGGTCGGGCGGAAGATGAAGTTCAATCTGGTTTTGCCGGCCGGCTACGACAGCTCGCAGGACCGCTATCCGGTGCTGTACCTGCTACACGGTTTGACGAGTAACTACACCCTGTGGGCGGCTATGAACGTGCCGCAGTTCGCCGCCAACTACAAGCTGATCGTCGTCATGCCGGACGTCGGCAATTCGTGGTACGTCAACTGGGCCGAAAGTGACGGAAGCCAGAAAAATCAATGGGAAGACTACATCACCAAGGATTTGATCGGTTACGCCGACGGTCACTATCGCACGATTGCCAGCCGCGCGGGCCGAGGTATCAATGGACTCTCGATGGGTGGGTACGGTGCGATGACGCTGGGTTTGCGGCATCCCGAGATGTTCTGCACGATCGGCAGCCATTCCGGGGCACTGGCCTTTGCCTCGCGTTCGGCCGATAGCGTCGCCAAGGGGGAGCAACCGGATTTCCTGCGCCGCGAATGGTCCAGCGAACCAAACCCGAAGATCAAGATCGAGGGCTTTAGCACTCCCGCTGATCGAACTCCTAAGGGAAAGATTTTCATCTCGCAGGAGCAATGCGACGCGCATGATCCGTTCAAGCTCGTGTTGAAGGTCGACCGCGCGCAGCTTCCGTACATCTATGTCGATTGCGGAACTGACGATGGCCTGATCACGAGCAATCAACGCTTCTGCGAGCTGCTGATGAAGAACAACATCCCCTTCACCTACGGCCAGTCGCGCGGCGGACATGTGCCGCCGTACTGGGCGCGCGAGGTCGGGCAATCGATGGCCGTGCAGAACCTGATTATCGAGCGCGCCCTTGCGCAAGCGGCCAAAGCCGAAAAGGACACGGCAAATGCCGGCGGCCGATAGACAGGAATATTTGCCACCGAGGTCACAGAGATCACCGAGAAGAACAAACGGCCGGATTAACACTATCCTTTGCAACCTTCTCGGAGTCCTCCGTGAAGTCGGTGGCTCAAGTTCTTCGTTTCTACGCCTTCAATGCCGCGCGCGAGCGTTCGGCCAACTCGGTATCAGGCGCTCGTGAGCCGCGCAGATTGAACACGCTGGCGGCCAGATAGCGGTCGCGCCAGGTCGGTGACACGTGGTAATAATCTTCGAGCACGGCCGAGCTGAACTTGTAGTCGTGCGAGTCCTTTCCTTTCAGGAACACTAGCGCTCGGGCCGTATTGATGAACCGTTCGGGGCTCGGGTTCTGGCGGGCGTAGGCCAAAGTTTTGCGCGCGGCACGGAGCCGGTCTTCACTGACATCGACGAAGATATCTTCGACGCCGCCGTCCGCCCCGTCAGGTGGCAGCGGTTCGAGCGTGTCGAGCTTGATATCAGCCAACTCGCCGCCGCGTCGCTTCACCGCGTCTCGGAACAGCGGCACGAAGGCGGCATTCTGAAGCAGCATCATCCGCCGGGTATCGTCGTTCTCGCTGGCCTCGTAGGCGAAACGGAGTGCGTTGCTGCTGGTGACCGCGTGCAGGGCGACAATGCCAGGCGCTCTGGCCAGCAACTCACCGGCTCCTACCAACAACGCATCCCATACGGATTGCGGTGCCACGCCGCGGTTGAGTAACGTCACGACCTGTTGCGGCACCTCGGTCTCGCTGGCCGAGCGCAATGCGACGAGCAATTCGCTGGTGGCCGAATCCTCGAGCTTGCCTTCCTGCCAGTCGCCGCGGATCTGCTTGGCCAATTCCGTATTCTGCTTCCAGGGACGATCGGCCGCGGTATCACTATCCGGCGGTCCGTCCCCGCCACGGTCCTGCAACGCGTAAGCCAACGAGCGTAGCACCGGCTCGGCGTATTGCCAGCCCATGCAGGAGAGGGCTCGCCAACTGTTGGCGACGAAGATGGCCTTATGTCCGATGTCGCGAAAATCACGGGCGCCGTAACGGGCAAACAGCTCGAAAACTTCGTTGGCTCCGGCCGAGCGTGCCAGACCGGCCACGGCTGGATCGACGGCCTGCTCGTCCCAGCGGTCCATCGCTTCGGTAAAAGCCTGGCGCGCATGTCGTCCATTCGGGACAGCCGATTCGTCGACCGGCGCCATCGTCCAATTGCCTTCGCGCACGTCGGCAGCTTGCGCAACTTTGAAGTAATCAAGGGCCCAGAAGATCGGCAGCCAACGCAGCTCGTCCGGCGAAGATAAGCTGGCCAGGTGTGCGGAATTTACGACCAGCACCGCATGGAATTTAAAGCCGACGGGGCGCGGCTGCACGTTGCGCACGCCGGCCAGGAGCAGGGCGGTGAGAACCTCGCGGTAGCTGGTGCCGCTCTTAATGCGGCTGGCGACTTCTTCCAACAAGCGTTCGCGAGGCGTGTCTTCCAGTAGCCGCACCAGCGGCTCGATCTCTGGCTGGAAGCGCACAACCTTGGGATCGACCTGCGCGTCCGCCGCCGACACGATCGGCAGGCCGCGCAGAAAAGCCATGTCCGCGATCGCAGCGAGCGCTCCGGTGGTTCCCTGCAGAAACCGACGACGAGAGGATCCGCCCAACATGGTCCGCCTTCCTTTCGCAAGAGATTTCCGAATCCGCCATCCCGCCGGTCGTTATCGCGCGCTGATGTGGGTTCCGCAAGCGCAGCCGGCCTGGGACGCATGTTCAGCAATATCGGCGTAGGCCAACATTTGCCATCGTGCAACCTATACTTCCAAAGATGCCGTCTATCTGAGGTTACTGCCGAGTTAGTACAGGAGTTGGGCGATGCTTGCGGGTTCGATCATGTGGCGATGTTACGTCTTCCTGGCAATTGTTACGCTTGCGGTGCAGCTGCCCGTTACGTCTGCTCGCGCGGGCGAAGACGGCGCGCCGCAACGTCGCGCGGAATGGGTGCAGATCGCGTCACCCGCCGGGCGAAGCCTGAAGACCTACGTGGTCCGGCCCGTTGACGTCGCGCCGACGCGCGCCGTCGTGATCGTTCACGAGAACCGTGGCTTGACCACCTGGGAATTGGAAATCGCCGACCGGCTGGCAGACGCCGGACATCTAGCCATCGCGCCGGATATGCTGAGCGAAAGTGGGCCGGATCGCGGCGGCTCGGCGTCATTCGACTCGACTGCCGCGGCGCGCGACGCCATACACGGGTTACAGTCCGATGCCATTCTAGTGGACCTGGACGCGGTCGTTGAATACGCGAACACCATTCGGGTCGCGACTGATGGAGTGGTTGTCGTCGGTTTCTGCTGGGGCGGCGGACAGGTGTTTCGATACGCGGCGCACAATACGCAGTTGGCGGCCGCGGTGGTTTTCTACGGTCCGGCTCCGAACGAAGAGTTGTTGAAGCAGGTTAGCGCTCCGGTGTACGGCTTCTACGGCGAGCAAGATGTGCCGATCAGCGCCGACGTACCGAAGATCAAGAGCCGCATGAAGACGTTTGCGAAGAACTACCAACCCGAAGTTTTTGCCGGAGCAAGGCACGGCTTTATGCGGTCAGGCGCCCTGCCTGACGCGGGACCGGCCGATCGCAAGGCACATGACGAAGCATGGGTGCGATTCGCCCAATTGCTGGCCGCGCCGTAACGATCGTCAGCCGCTTAGGTCAAACACTCGGATCGTCATGCCGAGCGTCTTCGCTTGTACGCCAGCAGGCCGATGAGTGACAACAAGGCCAAGACATAACTCGAAGGCTCGGGCACACTGACGGCCGCTGGAACGCCGCCGAGTGCGCTGCCGATGGCGCTTGATACGAGTGCGATATCCTGACCGTTCACGATGCCATCGTGATTGGCGTCGCCGGCCGGATCATTCGCGCCTGTACCCGCCTTCAACCAGTTGCTGGCCACGAGTGCCAAGTCCTGAGCGTTCACGACACCGTCGAAGTTGACGTCGCCGGGAATGGCCATCGTCTGATATATCTCGGTGCGATAGCTCGACAGATCGGCCGACCAGGTGAGATCGCCAAATGCTGAAATGCCCCAGGGTTGACCGGTGAGGCTGGTTACGCCAAACATGATTCCTGCCAGGCTCCAAGCGCCGGTCGTGGGGTCTTGATGAAAAACGCCGCCGCCGGAATCGCCAGGTGTTCCTTGCGCTTCGTAGGCGGTGCCGTTCTGGGTGAAGGACGTCATGAATGCCATCTCGGAGTTGACGCCGATGCCTTGGGCGATCGAACCTTGGTCGATGACGTTCGTTCCCCAGCGAATGTCGTGCGTTGTCGACCAGATTTCGCCGGCGTACGTTGCGGAGCCCGTCGCGGGCATCCATGACGAATCCCAATAAGCAGTTTGAGAATTGCGCGGATCGAGCCCATTTCCGATCATGGTCACGTCCCAGCCGGCGCTGGCCACTGTATTACTGATCGTGACCGAGGGGAGGGGGGGAGCACCCGCTAATCGATATAGCTCCAGGTCGGTGTATTGCGTGTAGCCGACACCCGCAGGGTTGGTCAACTGCACGCCTGAGCCCGGAACATTCTGGTAGGGAAGGCCGTTGAACCAGCTTTCGGTGGGAACTCCACTGCTGCCGTTGTAGACGTGTGCAGCGGTCAATACCCAGCCATTTCCCAGATAGACGGCGCTGCCACTGCCCAGGATTCCGACGTTCTCGAAACCAGGATCGTTGGCTGGCGCCGTCGTGTTTTCCAGCCCGTCACCGGTACCGAGGATCACGGCGCGCGCTGGGTGCGTCGACAACACCAGTAGCGCCACGAAAGTGGACAGACATCGCATGCGGCGTTACGTCCCTGAGCCACGGAGCGCAACCTAATGAGCGTGTCTTACGCTCGTTGCCTCACGGCACGGCCCGAAGTTGCTCCGTCAAACGACCACCAAACCCAGGAAAAAGCCGCAAAGGGACATGGGACGGGCGCGCGGCAACAACCGGTGTGTCGGCTTTCGAGCCAGACGCAACGGCAGTTGCAAGTGCAATCCCGCTGCACCTGTAACGGATCACGGATTATCAGTCGAACGGATATGACCACTCACACGTTCGTCGTTGCGCCCCAACTATGAGACGAGCGTGCAAACACTCCTCAAGCAGAAATTGCTTGAGGCTTCCCCTCAACGTTCCAGCCCGAATCGGCAAACACGAATTGCAAGCGAAATGCGACTTCCTGCCCCGGTCTTTCGTATTAACCGACAATCGTTAGCAAGGGAAGTTATTTTTTCGTGAAATGCGCGGAATTCTCGCTGGCGCTCGTGGGGACGTGCGCAAACTCGAAAAAATGACGCTACCGAGTTTTAGCCCAGCCCTTCGCGCGAGGGGGGTGATTGCCCTAACGGCTTCCGCGTAGAAATGCGATCAGGTCGGCGAACTCGGACAGTGTGAGTTGATCGCAAATATTGTCCGGCATGATCGACGTGGCTTGCGGCCGAACCTCGGCCACGTCCCCATCCGCGACGGTGACGATTTGTCCTTCCGCCGTGCCATACTGCCGCGAGCCATCAGGACCCTCGGAAAGCATGATCCCGGTGAAGGTTCGGCCGTCCTCGCGGACCACGGTCCAGGGAGTGAATTGTGGTGCAATCTCTTTGCTGGGCGTCAGTAACGATTCCAGCAGACGTGCCTCGGTCAACGCTTGTGGCGTTAGCGACAGTTCGGGACCGATCGCCCCACCTCGACCGTCGACCTGGTGACAACGGAAGCAGGCCGGACCGCGTGGATGAAAGAAAATCCGCTCTCCGGCCGTGGCATCCCCACCCGTCGGAACGGCAGCTCGCCATCCTGCCAGGTCGGTCCGCGCCGGGCGCGGCGCCGGAGGCTCGCCGAGCAAGCGGCCGATCAATTCCCGATCGCTTTCCTTGGCGGACCAGGCCGCCAGACGTTCACGCTCGGCTGGAGGAAGCTCGGCACCTCGCAGCGAACGTAGAGCCTCGTGTCGCAATGTCGGGTCGGCTTGAGTCGTCCAATCGACGAGCATTTTACGGTGCTCAGGCGTGTCGGCGATGATGCCGACGATGGCCTCGGCCCGCAGCGCGACCGGTATTTTCTCGTCCGCGGCAATTCGCTCGATTTGGCTGATCGCTTCTGGTTCAGGCCTTTCGCGCAACGTGCGGACCGCCTCGAACTGCGTTGGCAAATCGTCCGTCGCGGCAAGCTTCGCTAAGAGCGGCACCGTCAAGCCTGGATAGTCGGGGCGAAGCGTCCGCAACGCCCGGGCGCGCACCGCGGCCACGGTGTCAGGCTTCTCGACTAGCGACAAGACGTATTGATCGCCGCTCCATTCGTCTGAGACGGTCCGGCGAACTCCTGCGAGGCGTTCCAGTGCTGCGAGGTAGGCTTGGAACAGATTGCGGGTCGTGGCCCCTGTCGCCAGTCCGGCGGTGACTTGCTCGCGATAGTCGGTGAGGCCTGCCTCGGCAATCCACTCGACCGTGGCAAATCGCACTTCCGAATCCGAATCAGAAAGCAACTGGGCGATCGGCCCGCGGGCGGCGGGATCGTTCGACAGGCGCAGCAAGCGAATCGAAGCCAAACGAATCGCACGGTTTTCAGACTTGGCGAGCTTGAGACGCTCCTCAACGTTTGTGCTACGGGCCAACGCCGATTCGGCCGCCTCGACGATGAACGGATCTCGATCCGCAAGCGCCGCCACAAGTTGCTCTCTCGCCTCGGGCACGGCCAGCTTTCGCAATGCCTCGGCCTGCACTTCGGCCGCCGGATCTTTGGCGGCGAGTGCTAACAGTGTCGCGGCATCGTTGACCGCCAGACGCGTCGCTAGAGCGCGGACGTCGGATGAATTGTCTTTCTTGGCAAGCTCTCGAGTTCCATCTGCTCCACGTCTTGCGCGCGCCAGGCCGATTAGCGCGTCCGCCCGCACGGCGGCCTCGGCGGTACCGGCCGCCGCCGCGGCAAGTGCGTCGTCGGATGCGGCCTGCTTATCTCCTGCCGCGTTTTGTCGGTCGACGAACTGCCGCACTCCCCACTGTCGTAGCGGTCGATGACGCGAAAGAATTGCCTGCCGCGGATCCTTGGGGCGGGCTGCCGGCGCTGCGTCCTTCGCGCGAATTCGCCACACCCTTCCTTTGCCGTGCAATTCGTACGATTTATCGACCCAATCACTGACAAACAGCGAACCATCGTCAGCTAGCGCAATGCCGACGGGCCGGAAATTCTCTCCGCCCGTGATCACCGGCTCGGCCGTAGCACGGAACGAAGCCCCGCGCGGTTCAAGACGGAATCGATCGATGCGATGATCGCCCCACGAGGTGACCAATAGTGCCCCGTAGAACTCCTTGGGAAGCATGTCCGATTGGTAGGCGATGACGCCGGACGGTGCTTCGCCGGTGCCGGCCGCCATCGGCAAGGTACCTGGCAATTCCCCGTTCCAGGCCGTGAAAGGATGCACGCCTTTACGTCCGTTGCGGTAGCGATAGCCGTAATCGCCGTCAGGCACGATATGCATCAGCCGACATGGCGGGCGCGAATCGGGGTCGTTATCAACGGCGAACAATCGATCGAATGCATCCAGGCAGAGATGGAACGGATTCCAGAAGCCGGTCGCGACGCGCGCGAGCTTCGTGCCGTCCGGGCGGCAACGGTAGATGCTCCCCCCTTCGCCACCGCCGGCGAGCGCCATGCCATCCGAACCAATCAGCCGGTAGTCGGCGCCCAGGTTCTCACCCAAGCCGAAATAAACGTTTCCGAGGCCATCGAAGGCGAATCCAGAGAGTCCGTTATGCGGATAGTTGCCGGCCGTTTCCAGCCGTGCAATGAGCTGCCGATCGTCGGCTACGCCGTCACTGTCCCGATCAAACAACCGGTGGATATCCATGCGGGTTGCGACGAAGACGGAATTATCTTCGTACACGGCCAGGTTCATCGTGGCCGTGCCCCCTTCGTAGAAATTCGTGACTTTGTCGGCGCGGCCATCGCCATTGGTGTCGACGAAGGCGCGAATCCGGTCGGCAGGCGGTCCGGCATAATCGGGCGGACGGAAGTGCGTATGGCATTCCGCGACGAGCACTCGTCCCTGATGATCGACCGCGATGCCGGTCGGCGTCACGATCTGGGGATGCACGGCGAATTCTTCGATCGTCACGCGCGGGTCAATTGATCGCGGCAGATCGTCAGCGGCGGGTGCATCGGCAATGACGGTCAACGCGACGAGCAGGAAAGTCGAAAGCATATTGTTCCTTATGGACCGAAGCACTTTGCAAGCCTCGCCCGGCACCTGAAAAGAGTTTCCAGTGAGACGGCGGGATACGCAGGGCGACGTCGCCGACCTAGCTTAACAGCTCGCGCGCTCGACGGAACACCTGGTCAAACATTGGCTCCGTCAGCCGGCCTGTGAAGGTGTTTTGCTGGCTGGGATGATAACTGGCCAACAGCCACCGATCTTCGGTGAGTCGCTGGGAACCGCCATGTTGGAATTTTGGCGCCGTACCAGTCAACCAAGCGCGGTTACGAGCGTCGCGAAGGACCCCCTGCCAGGCGATTTGTCCCAGTGCCAAAAACACCTTGGCCGGCA encodes:
- a CDS encoding dockerin type I domain-containing protein, with the translated sequence MRCLSTFVALLVLSTHPARAVILGTGDGLENTTAPANDPGFENVGILGSGSAVYLGNGWVLTAAHVYNGSSGVPTESWFNGLPYQNVPGSGVQLTNPAGVGYTQYTDLELYRLAGAPPLPSVTISNTVASAGWDVTMIGNGLDPRNSQTAYWDSSWMPATGSATYAGEIWSTTHDIRWGTNVIDQGSIAQGIGVNSEMAFMTSFTQNGTAYEAQGTPGDSGGGVFHQDPTTGAWSLAGIMFGVTSLTGQPWGISAFGDLTWSADLSSYRTEIYQTMAIPGDVNFDGVVNAQDLALVASNWLKAGTGANDPAGDANHDGIVNGQDIALVSSAIGSALGGVPAAVSVPEPSSYVLALLSLIGLLAYKRRRSA
- a CDS encoding alpha/beta hydrolase family protein yields the protein MHRLPQSLIVSLAVLLAGIATAAEPLAVQTIEHEAPSVGRKMKFNLVLPAGYDSSQDRYPVLYLLHGLTSNYTLWAAMNVPQFAANYKLIVVMPDVGNSWYVNWAESDGSQKNQWEDYITKDLIGYADGHYRTIASRAGRGINGLSMGGYGAMTLGLRHPEMFCTIGSHSGALAFASRSADSVAKGEQPDFLRREWSSEPNPKIKIEGFSTPADRTPKGKIFISQEQCDAHDPFKLVLKVDRAQLPYIYVDCGTDDGLITSNQRFCELLMKNNIPFTYGQSRGGHVPPYWAREVGQSMAVQNLIIERALAQAAKAEKDTANAGGR
- a CDS encoding PVC-type heme-binding CxxCH protein — encoded protein: MLSTFLLVALTVIADAPAADDLPRSIDPRVTIEEFAVHPQIVTPTGIAVDHQGRVLVAECHTHFRPPDYAGPPADRIRAFVDTNGDGRADKVTNFYEGGTATMNLAVYEDNSVFVATRMDIHRLFDRDSDGVADDRQLIARLETAGNYPHNGLSGFAFDGLGNVYFGLGENLGADYRLIGSDGMALAGGGEGGSIYRCRPDGTKLARVATGFWNPFHLCLDAFDRLFAVDNDPDSRPPCRLMHIVPDGDYGYRYRNGRKGVHPFTAWNGELPGTLPMAAGTGEAPSGVIAYQSDMLPKEFYGALLVTSWGDHRIDRFRLEPRGASFRATAEPVITGGENFRPVGIALADDGSLFVSDWVDKSYELHGKGRVWRIRAKDAAPAARPKDPRQAILSRHRPLRQWGVRQFVDRQNAAGDKQAASDDALAAAAAGTAEAAVRADALIGLARARRGADGTRELAKKDNSSDVRALATRLAVNDAATLLALAAKDPAAEVQAEALRKLAVPEAREQLVAALADRDPFIVEAAESALARSTNVEERLKLAKSENRAIRLASIRLLRLSNDPAARGPIAQLLSDSDSEVRFATVEWIAEAGLTDYREQVTAGLATGATTRNLFQAYLAALERLAGVRRTVSDEWSGDQYVLSLVEKPDTVAAVRARALRTLRPDYPGLTVPLLAKLAATDDLPTQFEAVRTLRERPEPEAISQIERIAADEKIPVALRAEAIVGIIADTPEHRKMLVDWTTQADPTLRHEALRSLRGAELPPAERERLAAWSAKESDRELIGRLLGEPPAPRPARTDLAGWRAAVPTGGDATAGERIFFHPRGPACFRCHQVDGRGGAIGPELSLTPQALTEARLLESLLTPSKEIAPQFTPWTVVREDGRTFTGIMLSEGPDGSRQYGTAEGQIVTVADGDVAEVRPQATSIMPDNICDQLTLSEFADLIAFLRGSR
- a CDS encoding dienelactone hydrolase family protein — encoded protein: MLAGSIMWRCYVFLAIVTLAVQLPVTSARAGEDGAPQRRAEWVQIASPAGRSLKTYVVRPVDVAPTRAVVIVHENRGLTTWELEIADRLADAGHLAIAPDMLSESGPDRGGSASFDSTAAARDAIHGLQSDAILVDLDAVVEYANTIRVATDGVVVVGFCWGGGQVFRYAAHNTQLAAAVVFYGPAPNEELLKQVSAPVYGFYGEQDVPISADVPKIKSRMKTFAKNYQPEVFAGARHGFMRSGALPDAGPADRKAHDEAWVRFAQLLAAP